A single window of Streptomyces aquilus DNA harbors:
- a CDS encoding alanine--tRNA ligase-related protein, with amino-acid sequence MNTDRTLRTFTDFYVERGHHLITGSTLLPPPSDPVLFTTSGMHPLTPYLEGRPHPQGRRLVNVQRCLRTTDLEEVGDPTHLTVFEMLGSWSLGDYDHSRSLRWGHELLRDGFGIPQRHLYVTVFGGDDQVGPDTESLRTWEELGVPVEPTVEDNWWSNGPVGPCGPDSEIFVWTGDTPPEGSPTTDPRWVEVWNHVGMRYRRQEDGSLSPLSQQNIDTGMGLERLLTVLQGRGSVYETDLFEPWTRLLPRLWDLDEPSFRLVCDHLRSGVVVIGDGVRPSPTGRGYVLRRLVRRLLTTLWQQDRGRTLSDLPRELVEHTLDHFRLPGGTGPVLDVLLEEEGRFGKLLDRGHRVLSRPQYRGQLSEEDYHYLHDTHGLPRDLVVGLRSLHG; translated from the coding sequence ATGAACACCGACCGCACCCTGCGCACCTTCACCGACTTCTACGTCGAGCGCGGCCACCACCTGATCACCGGCAGCACTCTTCTCCCGCCGCCCTCGGACCCGGTGCTGTTCACCACGTCCGGCATGCATCCGCTCACCCCGTACCTGGAGGGCCGCCCGCATCCCCAGGGGCGGCGGCTGGTGAACGTGCAGCGCTGTCTGCGCACCACCGACCTGGAGGAGGTCGGCGACCCGACCCATCTGACGGTGTTCGAGATGCTCGGCTCGTGGTCGCTCGGCGACTACGACCACTCACGGAGCCTGCGCTGGGGCCACGAACTGCTCCGAGACGGCTTCGGCATCCCGCAACGGCATCTGTACGTCACCGTCTTCGGCGGCGACGACCAGGTCGGCCCGGACACCGAATCGCTGCGCACCTGGGAGGAGTTGGGCGTCCCCGTCGAGCCGACCGTGGAGGACAACTGGTGGTCCAACGGTCCCGTCGGCCCGTGCGGCCCCGACTCGGAGATCTTCGTCTGGACCGGCGACACCCCGCCGGAGGGCAGCCCCACCACCGACCCGCGCTGGGTGGAGGTCTGGAACCACGTCGGCATGCGCTACCGCCGCCAGGAGGACGGCAGCCTCTCCCCGCTGTCGCAGCAGAACATCGACACGGGCATGGGGCTGGAGCGCCTGCTGACCGTCCTCCAGGGCCGTGGCTCGGTCTACGAGACGGATCTGTTCGAACCCTGGACGCGGCTGCTCCCGCGGCTGTGGGACCTCGACGAGCCGTCGTTCCGCCTGGTCTGCGACCATCTGCGCTCCGGTGTCGTCGTCATCGGTGACGGCGTACGGCCCTCCCCCACCGGGCGCGGCTACGTCCTGCGCCGCCTCGTCCGCCGCCTCCTGACCACCCTCTGGCAGCAGGACCGCGGCCGCACCCTGTCCGACCTGCCGCGGGAGCTCGTCGAGCACACCCTGGACCACTTCCGGCTGCCCGGCGGCACCGGCCCCGTGCTCGACGTCCTGCTGGAGGAAGAGGGCCGCTTCGGCAAGCTCCTCGACCGGGGCCACCGCGTCCTCTCCCGCCCGCAGTACCGAGGGCAGCTGTCCGAGGAGGACTACCACTACCTCCACGACACCCACGGTCTGCCCCGCGATCTCGTCGTCGGCCTGCGCAGCCTGCACGGATGA
- a CDS encoding hemerythrin domain-containing protein, with product MGHGGNVIDELVADHREVEEFFGRIEALPSGDKDRKVHADQATIELVRHSVAEEAYLYPAVREHLANGNTLADREIEDHAKAEQLMKDLESCEADDPEFDRIVGELMAEVRAHIADEEENLFPQLRAVCPPERLDELGEQIRRAKKVAPTRPHPSTPSEPPANKLLAPGLGLVDRIRDALTGRGKED from the coding sequence ATGGGGCACGGCGGAAACGTGATCGACGAGCTGGTCGCCGATCACCGCGAGGTCGAGGAGTTCTTCGGTCGTATCGAGGCGCTGCCCTCCGGCGACAAGGACCGCAAGGTCCATGCCGACCAGGCCACCATCGAGCTGGTCCGGCACTCGGTCGCCGAGGAGGCCTACCTGTATCCCGCCGTGCGGGAGCACCTGGCGAACGGCAACACCCTCGCCGACCGGGAGATCGAGGACCACGCGAAGGCCGAGCAGCTCATGAAGGACCTGGAGTCCTGCGAGGCCGACGACCCGGAGTTCGACCGGATCGTCGGCGAGCTGATGGCCGAGGTGCGCGCGCACATCGCCGACGAGGAGGAGAACCTGTTCCCCCAGCTCCGCGCGGTCTGTCCGCCGGAGCGCCTGGACGAGCTGGGCGAGCAGATCCGCAGGGCCAAGAAGGTGGCGCCGACCCGCCCGCACCCGTCCACGCCGAGCGAGCCACCGGCGAACAAGCTGCTCGCGCCGGGCCTGGGCCTGGTCGACCGGATACGCGACGCGCTGACGGGCCGCGGCAAGGAGGACTGA
- a CDS encoding methionine--tRNA ligase: MTTPRHYITTTIPYVNARPHLGFALELVQADTLARHRRQRGDDVRLLSGTDDNSLKNVLAAEAAGVDVRTLVDRNADAFAALRDPLALSLDDFIRTSSDPRHRAGVERLWRRCAAAGDLYRKTYEGLYCVGCEQFYTPEELDDGRCAEHGTAPQRVAEENWFFRLSRHADRLRELITGGALRIEPAARRNEVLALIDGGLHDFSVSRSHTRARGWGIPVPDDPDQVVYVWWDALGNYVTSLGYGTDDPAYERWWAAGDRRVHLVGKGVVRFHAVYWPAMLLSAGLPLPTDILVHDYLTVGGRKISKSGSGTTVDPVALTAAYGTDAVRWWLLRDVPRVGDADFTEERLIARADADFAGGLGNLVHRIVTMVHRYRAGAVPVLGADRFAVTPLLDVCRAVPGRIDAALGDFDFRRAVDAAWDIVEEANRCIDATRPWELARAERQGNTDAAERLDAVLAALVTACRVLGDELRPFVPGAAERIARQVSPVGGALPEAAPLFGRLREQR, translated from the coding sequence ATGACCACACCACGCCACTACATCACCACGACCATCCCGTACGTCAACGCCCGCCCGCACCTGGGCTTCGCCCTGGAGCTGGTCCAGGCGGACACCCTGGCCAGGCACCGCCGCCAACGGGGCGACGACGTCCGTCTGTTGAGCGGCACCGACGACAACTCGCTGAAGAACGTGCTGGCCGCGGAGGCGGCGGGCGTGGACGTGCGGACCCTGGTGGACCGCAACGCCGACGCGTTCGCCGCCCTGCGCGACCCGCTCGCCCTGTCCCTCGACGACTTCATCCGCACCAGCAGCGACCCTCGACACCGTGCGGGCGTGGAACGCCTGTGGCGCCGCTGCGCGGCGGCCGGGGACCTCTACCGGAAGACGTACGAGGGGCTGTACTGCGTAGGCTGCGAGCAGTTCTACACCCCGGAGGAACTGGACGACGGCCGGTGCGCGGAACACGGCACCGCACCGCAACGGGTCGCCGAGGAGAACTGGTTCTTCAGACTCTCGCGCCACGCCGACCGGCTCCGCGAACTGATCACCGGCGGCGCGCTGCGCATCGAACCCGCCGCCCGCCGCAACGAGGTCCTCGCCCTCATCGACGGCGGCCTCCACGACTTCTCCGTCTCCCGCTCCCACACCCGCGCCCGCGGCTGGGGCATCCCCGTGCCCGACGACCCCGACCAGGTCGTCTACGTGTGGTGGGACGCCCTCGGCAACTACGTCACCAGCCTCGGCTACGGCACCGACGACCCCGCCTACGAGCGGTGGTGGGCCGCCGGGGACCGCCGTGTCCATCTCGTCGGCAAGGGCGTCGTACGCTTCCACGCCGTGTACTGGCCGGCCATGCTGCTGTCGGCGGGCCTGCCGCTGCCGACCGACATCCTCGTCCACGACTATCTGACGGTCGGCGGACGCAAGATCAGCAAGTCCGGGAGCGGGACCACCGTCGACCCCGTCGCCCTGACCGCCGCGTACGGCACGGACGCGGTGCGCTGGTGGCTGCTGCGGGACGTCCCCCGGGTCGGGGACGCCGACTTCACCGAGGAGCGGCTGATCGCCCGTGCCGACGCCGACTTCGCCGGGGGCCTCGGGAACCTGGTCCACCGGATCGTGACCATGGTCCACCGGTACCGCGCCGGGGCCGTCCCGGTGCTCGGCGCCGACCGGTTCGCGGTGACGCCGCTGCTCGACGTGTGCCGGGCAGTGCCCGGGCGGATCGACGCGGCCCTTGGCGACTTCGACTTCCGGCGGGCCGTCGACGCCGCCTGGGACATCGTGGAGGAGGCCAACCGCTGCATCGACGCCACCCGCCCCTGGGAACTGGCCCGGGCGGAGCGCCAGGGCAACACCGACGCGGCCGAACGCCTCGACGCGGTCCTCGCCGCGCTGGTCACGGCGTGCCGGGTGCTCGGCGACGAACTACGGCCCTTCGTACCGGGCGCGGCGGAGCGGATCGCCCGTCAGGTGAGCCCGGTCGGCGGCGCCCTCCCGGAGGCGGCACCGCTCTTCGGCCGCCTCCGGGAACAGCGCTGA
- a CDS encoding RICIN domain-containing protein, producing MTSPRTPRRSRRRSTASLAALLAALAATLLPAAPSQAADTAVSVDFATAGGAPTYRASGMIYGLTVDGSQPPDHFFKDIKWHFERAGGAQLNGGGYATSLAEYRTRWNATLAQYKRTKALGGTFVILPHDLWGADGTTSTGFPGDNGNWTQFDNFVNQLISDVKANNMTVEWDLWNEPDLSGFWGRSQSQYLQMWSRFHAAVRANLPGQLIVGPSIANPPSSSNSWWTTFLNHVKANNVAPDIYSWHAIPHDPVTAVNNANSTLAAAGLTNTRPYQINEYAGREQQNPGGGGWFISRLERAGADGLRSNWGGGPSLHDYAADLLTKDSSGRYLPKGEWFLYRYYGSQTGNIVNLTPGTNTDGLATKDNTARNAKILLGTNANTGNVTVNLNRLDTTSVVENGRVRAVVQRIPNNGGGAVTGPVTVSDQTLTVSGNSASVSVPWTDAADGYTVTLLPPSDTTVSTVAVAQHSGQCLDDTNLSAADGTQYQQYPCEGGYQQMLDLKPVAGRANTYTIVNEHSGKCLDVSGASTADGAAVIQWTCSGTTNQMFTLNPVTALGNGKDYQLVAVHSGKCVDVSGVSTAAGALVHQWTCDPASALSTKKNQIWRLLGKS from the coding sequence GTGACATCACCCCGCACGCCCCGCAGATCCCGACGCCGGTCCACCGCCTCCCTCGCCGCCCTCCTGGCCGCCCTGGCCGCGACCCTGCTCCCCGCCGCCCCCTCCCAGGCCGCGGACACCGCCGTCAGCGTCGACTTCGCCACCGCCGGAGGTGCCCCCACCTACCGCGCCTCCGGCATGATCTACGGACTGACCGTCGACGGGTCGCAGCCGCCGGACCACTTCTTCAAGGACATCAAGTGGCACTTCGAGCGGGCCGGCGGCGCGCAGCTCAACGGCGGCGGCTACGCCACCAGCCTCGCCGAGTACCGGACCCGCTGGAACGCCACCCTCGCCCAGTACAAGCGCACCAAGGCGCTCGGCGGAACCTTCGTCATCCTGCCGCACGACCTGTGGGGCGCCGACGGCACCACCAGCACGGGCTTCCCGGGCGACAACGGGAACTGGACGCAGTTCGACAACTTCGTCAACCAGCTCATCTCCGACGTCAAGGCCAACAACATGACGGTGGAGTGGGACCTGTGGAACGAGCCGGACCTCAGCGGCTTCTGGGGCCGCTCCCAGAGCCAGTACCTGCAGATGTGGTCCCGCTTCCACGCCGCCGTGCGGGCCAACCTGCCCGGGCAGCTCATCGTCGGCCCCAGCATCGCCAACCCGCCCAGCTCCTCCAACTCCTGGTGGACCACCTTCCTGAACCACGTCAAGGCCAACAACGTCGCCCCCGACATCTACAGCTGGCACGCCATCCCGCACGACCCCGTCACGGCCGTCAACAACGCCAACTCGACCCTCGCCGCCGCGGGCCTGACCAACACCCGGCCGTACCAGATCAACGAGTACGCCGGGCGCGAGCAGCAGAACCCCGGTGGCGGCGGCTGGTTCATCAGCCGCCTGGAGCGGGCCGGCGCCGACGGCCTGCGCTCCAACTGGGGAGGGGGCCCCAGCCTCCACGACTACGCGGCCGACCTGCTCACCAAGGACAGCTCCGGTCGGTACCTGCCGAAGGGGGAGTGGTTCCTCTACCGGTACTACGGCTCCCAGACCGGGAACATCGTGAACCTCACCCCCGGTACGAACACCGACGGGCTGGCGACCAAGGACAACACGGCCCGCAACGCCAAGATCCTGCTGGGCACCAACGCCAACACCGGCAACGTCACCGTCAACCTCAACCGCCTCGACACCACCTCGGTGGTGGAGAACGGCCGGGTGCGCGCGGTCGTCCAGCGCATACCGAACAACGGCGGCGGCGCGGTCACGGGTCCGGTGACGGTCTCCGACCAGACCCTGACCGTCAGCGGCAACTCGGCCTCGGTGAGCGTGCCGTGGACGGACGCCGCCGACGGCTACACCGTCACGCTGCTGCCGCCGTCCGACACGACCGTCTCCACGGTCGCGGTGGCACAGCACAGCGGTCAGTGCCTGGACGACACCAACCTCTCCGCCGCCGACGGCACGCAGTACCAGCAGTACCCCTGCGAGGGCGGCTACCAGCAGATGCTCGACCTCAAGCCGGTGGCCGGCCGGGCGAACACCTACACCATCGTGAACGAGCACAGCGGCAAGTGCCTGGACGTCTCGGGCGCCTCCACGGCCGACGGCGCCGCCGTCATCCAGTGGACCTGCAGTGGCACCACGAACCAGATGTTCACCCTCAACCCCGTCACCGCACTCGGCAACGGCAAGGACTACCAGCTCGTCGCCGTGCACAGCGGCAAGTGCGTCGACGTCAGCGGTGTCTCGACCGCGGCCGGCGCCCTGGTCCACCAGTGGACCTGCGACCCGGCGAGCGCGCTGAGCACCAAGAAGAACCAGATCTGGCGACTCCTCGGCAAGAGCTGA
- a CDS encoding amylo-alpha-1,6-glucosidase, which translates to MTDARTGPAFSLSDIPFSTYGSWFDVSPVVAEKTYADDLHLVSHQNGMHAVLRLVPLSAGERVETDRQGTPGLLTWTGEAGRIDLAYESPDTVRLRGSGLDIGVFAAAQALTPFSGTYFFHDPAADAHVFTSYETGRRYRVTLLSGTIAATPGDQTLGSTDRGLAVTAEAGGGWEIAVEELDTARPPYASSATFDDVVEAARSAFAEFVDAVAPWRSADTPAAELAAYVVWSATVRPAGLVTRPGVLMSKHWMDKVWSWDHCFNALALAPGCPELGLDQFQLPFDHQDAGGALPDSVTHSEVLHNFVKPPIHGWAFGHLRRRLPTPPSQAELAQVYERLERWTQFWLTARRAPGAELPYYQHGNDSGWDNATTFDPERVVVTADLAAFLVLQMHELASLAGELGKQDDARRWTRTAEETQATLLDQLWTGDRFVARGVATGDTWSTASLLDLMPVVLGEHLPAEVGSTLADHIKAHLTPYGLATELTTSPHYLADGYWRGPIWAPATVLIEDGLRRAGHHRLADDISARFRTLCETHGFAENFDAVTGTGLRDRAYTWTAAGYLLLAEAHAHRDGR; encoded by the coding sequence ATGACCGACGCCCGAACCGGCCCGGCCTTCTCCCTCTCCGACATCCCGTTCAGCACCTACGGATCGTGGTTCGACGTCTCACCCGTGGTGGCGGAGAAGACGTACGCCGACGACCTCCATCTGGTCTCGCACCAGAACGGCATGCACGCCGTCCTGCGCCTGGTCCCCCTGTCCGCGGGCGAGCGGGTGGAGACCGACCGGCAGGGGACACCGGGACTGCTCACCTGGACCGGGGAGGCAGGTCGCATCGATCTCGCCTACGAGTCGCCGGACACCGTACGGCTGCGGGGAAGCGGCCTGGACATCGGGGTGTTCGCCGCGGCGCAGGCCCTGACCCCGTTCAGCGGCACGTACTTCTTCCACGACCCGGCGGCGGACGCGCACGTGTTCACGTCGTACGAGACCGGACGCCGCTACCGCGTCACCCTGCTGTCCGGCACGATCGCCGCCACACCCGGCGACCAGACCCTGGGCAGCACCGACCGAGGTCTCGCCGTCACGGCGGAGGCGGGCGGCGGCTGGGAGATCGCCGTCGAGGAACTCGACACCGCCCGCCCGCCGTACGCGTCCTCGGCGACCTTCGACGACGTCGTGGAGGCCGCGCGGAGTGCCTTCGCGGAGTTCGTGGACGCCGTGGCTCCCTGGCGCTCGGCCGACACCCCCGCCGCCGAACTCGCCGCCTACGTCGTCTGGTCGGCGACCGTCCGGCCGGCGGGGCTCGTCACCCGGCCCGGCGTGCTGATGTCCAAGCACTGGATGGACAAGGTCTGGAGCTGGGACCATTGCTTCAACGCCCTCGCCCTGGCGCCGGGTTGTCCCGAGCTCGGCCTCGACCAGTTCCAGCTGCCCTTCGACCACCAGGACGCCGGCGGCGCCCTGCCCGACTCGGTCACCCACTCCGAGGTGCTGCACAACTTCGTCAAACCGCCCATCCACGGCTGGGCCTTCGGCCATCTGCGCCGCCGGTTGCCGACGCCGCCGAGCCAGGCCGAGCTGGCCCAGGTGTACGAGCGGTTGGAGCGCTGGACCCAGTTCTGGCTCACCGCCCGCCGCGCCCCCGGCGCCGAACTGCCCTACTACCAGCACGGCAACGACAGCGGCTGGGACAACGCCACCACCTTCGACCCCGAGCGGGTGGTCGTCACCGCCGACCTGGCCGCATTCCTGGTCCTCCAGATGCATGAACTCGCCTCCCTCGCCGGAGAGTTGGGCAAGCAGGACGACGCACGCCGGTGGACGCGGACGGCAGAGGAGACGCAGGCCACGCTCCTCGACCAGCTCTGGACCGGCGACCGCTTCGTCGCCCGGGGAGTCGCCACCGGGGACACCTGGAGCACCGCCAGCCTTCTCGACCTGATGCCCGTCGTGCTGGGCGAGCATCTGCCCGCCGAGGTCGGCAGCACGCTGGCCGACCACATCAAGGCCCACCTCACGCCGTACGGCCTGGCCACCGAACTGACCACCTCCCCGCACTACCTCGCCGACGGCTACTGGCGCGGCCCCATCTGGGCGCCGGCCACCGTCCTCATCGAGGACGGCCTGCGCCGGGCCGGCCACCACCGGCTCGCCGACGACATCAGCGCCCGCTTCCGGACCCTCTGCGAGACGCACGGGTTCGCCGAGAACTTCGACGCCGTCACCGGAACGGGTCTGCGAGACCGCGCCTACACCTGGACCGCGGCCGGCTATCTCCTGCTGGCCGAGGCGCACGCACACAGAGACGGCCGCTGA
- a CDS encoding carbohydrate ABC transporter permease, producing MKRRGKTALGVLLTGIMLFPVYWMVNVSFTRDQDMRKSPPDLFPVHGTLAGYRTVLDEQLPYLGTSLVVGLGTVLLTVALAAPAGYALAKLRPRGGGVLSFLLLAAQMIPGIIMAMGFYAIYLQLDMLQSVPGLIVADSTLAVPFAVLIFTAFMSGIPGELLQAAQMDGARAWRIFRSIVLPMSRNAVVTVSLFAFLWSWSDFVLASTLVNGGAHEPITLGIYHYIGNNNQEWNAIMATAVVASLPAAVILVLAQRYVAAGVTAGAVKD from the coding sequence ATGAAGCGACGAGGGAAGACGGCCCTCGGGGTGCTGCTGACCGGGATCATGCTCTTCCCGGTCTACTGGATGGTCAACGTGTCCTTCACCCGCGACCAGGACATGCGCAAGAGCCCACCCGACCTGTTCCCCGTCCACGGCACCCTGGCCGGCTACCGCACCGTCCTCGACGAGCAGTTGCCTTATCTCGGCACCAGCCTCGTCGTCGGGCTCGGCACCGTCCTGCTGACCGTGGCCCTGGCCGCACCCGCCGGCTACGCCCTGGCCAAGCTGCGCCCCCGCGGCGGCGGCGTCCTGAGCTTCCTCCTGCTGGCCGCCCAGATGATCCCCGGCATCATCATGGCGATGGGCTTCTACGCCATCTACCTCCAGCTCGACATGCTCCAGTCCGTCCCCGGCCTGATCGTCGCCGACTCCACCCTGGCCGTGCCCTTCGCGGTGCTCATCTTCACCGCGTTCATGTCCGGCATCCCCGGCGAACTGCTCCAGGCCGCGCAGATGGACGGGGCCAGGGCCTGGCGCATCTTCCGGTCGATCGTGCTGCCGATGAGCCGCAACGCCGTCGTCACGGTGTCGTTGTTCGCGTTCCTGTGGTCCTGGTCCGACTTCGTCCTGGCCAGCACCCTCGTCAACGGCGGTGCCCACGAGCCGATCACGCTCGGCATCTACCACTACATCGGCAACAACAACCAGGAGTGGAACGCCATCATGGCCACCGCCGTCGTGGCCTCGCTGCCCGCCGCGGTCATCCTCGTCCTCGCCCAGCGCTATGTCGCCGCCGGCGTCACCGCCGGTGCCGTCAAGGACTGA
- a CDS encoding carbohydrate ABC transporter permease codes for MSATLQKSGHRATLGGPAPAAPRRRPTSQQWAAWAFLTPVTLYLVLFYAYPLYRNLDLSLRHYTVRSFVQGDAPFTGLANYRTVLDDPTFAPALLHTVVFTAVCLVFQYALGLALAVFFNQHFRLSATLRALFLVPWLLPLIVSASTWSWMLNSESGVVNALLSAVGIDPVNWLTSPDWSLASVIIANVWIGVPFNLVVLYSGLQSIPTSLHEAAAIDGANAWQRFWRITFPLLRPVSAITLLLGLVYTLKVFDIIWIMTKGGPADSSTTFATWSYQLGFGNLVPAFGPGAAVGNLLVVAALVFGLIYVRVQRKQALS; via the coding sequence ATGAGTGCCACACTCCAGAAGTCGGGCCACCGGGCCACGCTCGGTGGCCCGGCCCCCGCCGCACCGCGCCGCCGGCCCACCTCCCAGCAGTGGGCCGCCTGGGCCTTCCTCACGCCGGTGACCCTCTACCTCGTCCTCTTCTACGCCTATCCGCTCTACCGCAACCTCGACCTGAGCCTGCGCCACTACACCGTCCGCTCCTTCGTCCAGGGCGACGCACCCTTCACCGGCCTCGCCAACTACCGCACCGTCCTGGACGATCCGACCTTCGCACCCGCTCTGCTGCACACCGTGGTCTTCACCGCCGTGTGCCTGGTCTTCCAGTACGCCCTGGGCCTGGCCCTCGCGGTCTTCTTCAACCAGCACTTCCGGCTCTCGGCCACCCTGCGCGCCCTGTTCCTCGTGCCGTGGCTGCTGCCGCTGATCGTGTCGGCCTCCACCTGGTCCTGGATGCTCAACAGCGAATCGGGCGTCGTCAACGCCCTGTTGAGCGCCGTGGGCATCGACCCGGTCAACTGGCTGACCTCACCGGACTGGTCGCTGGCCTCCGTGATCATCGCCAACGTCTGGATCGGCGTCCCCTTCAACCTGGTCGTCCTCTACAGCGGCCTCCAGTCCATCCCGACCTCGCTCCACGAGGCCGCCGCCATCGACGGCGCGAACGCCTGGCAGCGGTTCTGGCGGATCACCTTCCCGCTGCTGCGCCCGGTCTCCGCGATCACCCTGCTGCTGGGCCTCGTCTACACGCTCAAGGTCTTCGACATCATCTGGATCATGACCAAGGGCGGTCCGGCCGACTCGTCCACCACCTTCGCCACCTGGTCCTACCAGCTCGGCTTCGGCAACCTGGTGCCCGCCTTCGGCCCGGGCGCGGCCGTCGGCAACCTGCTCGTGGTCGCCGCGCTGGTCTTCGGCCTGATCTACGTCCGGGTGCAGAGAAAGCAGGCGCTGTCATGA
- a CDS encoding sugar ABC transporter substrate-binding protein — MNSTFRHRRLTAAALAALALAGTATACGSGSDGGSNTADSGTYTIWDPYPQFDKSSAWAKLLDSCGTEAGVKVKRTAFDTSDLSNKALLAAQQDNSADVLIVDNPVVSTLAEAGVLTTTDDNKLDTSKVDPNLLAAGQSGGKTYGTPIGANTLALYYNKDVLKKAGVDVASIKDWASLTAALAKVDKAGKKGITFSAIGTEEGSFQFLPWFWGSGAQLTQLDSAEGASALALWSDWLKKGYAPNSVINNTQTTSWQEFASGDYAFAENGTWQLANAKKAGFDYGVLPIPGAKGGNAAAPTGGEFVTLPVQSDTDRYATSQKLVACLTNTDHLYDTDTTLSYVAPISEVQAKQIAANAELKPWVDAVKAARGRTSDDLGTKYPKISEQMWKAVQSALSGSKSPKDALAAAQSAVK, encoded by the coding sequence CCCTCGCCGCCCTGGCCCTCGCCGGCACCGCCACCGCCTGCGGCTCCGGCTCGGACGGCGGATCGAACACGGCGGACAGTGGGACGTACACGATCTGGGACCCCTACCCGCAGTTCGACAAGAGCTCGGCCTGGGCGAAGCTGCTGGACTCCTGTGGCACCGAGGCCGGGGTGAAGGTCAAGCGGACCGCCTTCGACACCAGCGACCTGTCCAACAAGGCGCTCCTGGCGGCCCAGCAGGACAACTCCGCGGACGTCCTCATCGTCGACAACCCGGTGGTCTCGACGCTGGCCGAGGCGGGCGTGCTCACCACGACCGACGACAACAAGCTGGACACCTCCAAGGTCGACCCCAACCTGCTGGCGGCCGGACAGTCGGGCGGCAAGACGTACGGCACCCCGATCGGCGCCAACACCCTCGCCCTCTACTACAACAAGGACGTCCTGAAGAAGGCCGGCGTCGACGTCGCCTCGATCAAGGACTGGGCCTCGCTGACGGCGGCCCTCGCCAAGGTCGACAAGGCCGGCAAGAAGGGCATCACCTTCTCCGCGATCGGCACCGAGGAGGGCAGCTTCCAGTTCCTGCCGTGGTTCTGGGGATCGGGCGCCCAGCTGACCCAACTCGACTCCGCCGAAGGTGCGTCGGCGCTCGCGCTGTGGAGCGACTGGCTGAAGAAGGGGTACGCGCCCAACTCGGTCATCAACAACACCCAGACCACCAGCTGGCAGGAGTTCGCCAGCGGCGACTACGCCTTCGCCGAGAACGGCACCTGGCAGCTCGCCAACGCCAAGAAGGCCGGCTTCGACTACGGCGTCCTGCCGATACCCGGCGCCAAGGGCGGCAACGCGGCGGCCCCCACCGGCGGCGAGTTCGTCACCCTCCCCGTCCAGAGCGACACCGACCGCTACGCCACCTCGCAGAAGCTCGTCGCCTGCCTGACCAACACCGACCACCTCTACGACACCGACACCACGCTGTCCTACGTGGCCCCCATCAGTGAGGTGCAGGCCAAGCAGATCGCGGCGAACGCCGAGTTGAAGCCGTGGGTCGACGCCGTCAAGGCGGCCCGGGGGCGGACCAGTGACGACCTCGGCACCAAGTACCCGAAGATCTCCGAGCAGATGTGGAAGGCCGTCCAGTCCGCCCTCAGCGGTTCGAAGTCCCCGAAGGACGCGCTGGCCGCCGCCCAGTCCGCGGTCAAGTGA